Proteins found in one Solitalea lacus genomic segment:
- a CDS encoding competence/damage-inducible protein A, with protein MLAEIITIGDEILIGQVVDTNSAWMGEKLNEIGISVKQITSISDNKHAIIQGLTEACAHADIILITGGLGPTKDDITKHSLCDFFGSKLRVDEAALENVKGLFKRFNRPMLEVNLKQAEVPDNCSVIQNQNGTAPGMWFDYNNKIIVSMPGVPFEMIGMMESYVLPQLKERFNINNIIHKTIITAGIGESFLAKEIEEIEDNLPSNIKLAYLPKLGQVRLRLSATGTNKEQLNNEVNHFAKQIIEKVNEHVIAVDDISIQEAILKTLSENNKTLSTAESCTGGYIAHLITSIPGSSKAFMGGAVTYSNELKQQMVGVKAETLENHGAVSEETVKEMAIGALKTYNTDYSIACSGIAGPDGGTPEKPVGTVWVAVASKNDVIAKKFLFGNKRIQNIERTAINGLYMLWKLIKTQ; from the coding sequence ATGTTAGCTGAAATAATCACAATAGGAGATGAAATATTAATCGGTCAGGTAGTTGATACCAATTCAGCCTGGATGGGGGAGAAGCTAAATGAAATTGGCATTTCTGTAAAGCAAATCACCTCGATTAGTGACAATAAGCATGCTATTATACAAGGACTAACTGAAGCTTGTGCTCATGCTGATATCATTTTGATAACAGGTGGTTTGGGCCCTACAAAAGATGATATTACCAAACATTCTTTATGTGATTTTTTTGGATCAAAACTAAGAGTTGACGAAGCTGCTCTTGAAAACGTAAAAGGACTATTTAAACGATTTAACAGGCCTATGCTGGAAGTAAATTTAAAACAGGCAGAGGTACCTGATAATTGTTCGGTAATTCAAAACCAGAATGGAACAGCTCCGGGTATGTGGTTTGATTATAATAATAAAATTATAGTATCAATGCCAGGCGTACCATTTGAAATGATCGGGATGATGGAAAGCTATGTTTTGCCACAACTAAAAGAACGTTTCAATATCAATAATATAATCCATAAAACCATTATTACTGCTGGAATAGGAGAATCGTTTTTAGCGAAAGAAATTGAAGAAATTGAAGACAATCTGCCATCAAATATAAAGCTTGCTTATCTGCCAAAATTAGGTCAGGTTAGACTTAGATTAAGTGCAACAGGAACTAATAAAGAACAATTAAATAATGAAGTAAACCATTTTGCTAAACAAATTATTGAAAAAGTAAATGAACATGTAATTGCTGTAGATGATATAAGTATTCAAGAAGCAATATTAAAGACATTATCAGAAAATAATAAAACACTTTCAACTGCCGAAAGTTGTACCGGTGGCTATATTGCACATTTAATTACCAGTATTCCAGGTTCTTCAAAAGCTTTTATGGGAGGTGCGGTTACTTATAGCAATGAATTAAAGCAACAAATGGTAGGCGTTAAAGCTGAAACTTTAGAAAACCATGGTGCCGTAAGTGAAGAAACTGTAAAAGAAATGGCCATTGGCGCTCTTAAAACTTATAACACTGATTATTCTATTGCCTGTTCGGGAATTGCCGGTCCGGATGGAGGAACACCAGAAAAACCTGTAGGAACAGTTTGGGTAGCAGTAGCTAGTAAAAATGATGTTATTGCAAAAAAATTCTTGTTTGGAAACAAACGCATTCAAAATATAGAACGAACAGCGATAAACGGATTATATATGCTTTGGAAGTTGATCAAAACCCAATAA